A stretch of Ciconia boyciana chromosome 18, ASM3463844v1, whole genome shotgun sequence DNA encodes these proteins:
- the ADGRD2 gene encoding adhesion G protein-coupled receptor D2 translates to MTTGATEHPRGACASLTEPLLQNCGGTRGSARHKTLPLSQHLYSCSCSENWGHLLNGLLRFWSHGAAVLAGALPLCNSHQRVKAFQLVSMFRRDLRPDSWFFSFLVGSLSRSLFAFAALAKNQTSKGFAPVTIETSRHMYEYVATALDWWHADRYCEQRFAQLLFEPQDSEQASFGKLLQSHHIRGSVWLNERDGVLHKPKWRRDHVVPVLVFGDKTDTKYVKVLSDFPALPAVTACAHLQWDTRTQEIATIFSYAVPAFINEFQLRGFVDEEGFVRFALIVHGHHSPYLPMFRADGQWHHFCVTWQQENGTWAIYADGKRRASASGLCAVGPSTPQAIYGQGTFIIGQDQDSLGGTFREEESFSGNITDLHIWQKVLGAEQIEKVRSCWVVEQDLVFGWSSNTLEVERTVQEVSAQFLCPGPVEECRVFEVGSSGFSYASCLQPLPFICRYSKDAYWQLKKAQLGSSHSVVGRVNTLAERTVIPENVFTTDVQDMNLSVALGALDVLATVLREGETPVLESFDLLAVLQLLKQVSAVEVQEGEELKMLEQLGQYYVEVTELILKEQNIETWSSVSQVIRGPMAVVELCDRMVSHLAPLLTAGRTKITIQHGSVGMEVRKLELSRQELSSEVYLVPSPEKGRQDLIEVPAEEMQRLKARGLHRVTVKNMWFGYGSLQRCLSGAGSSAIFQDVAASDGGQKYLSTRVGTAVISSALLGDYQEISTSVRYRLQHRVQDLPEKLVGPVCAFWNFSLSPDAGGMWSTAGCSVVTSLPDSTACYCNHTTNFAVLLQVYEMQRTTKEELTLQTLTFIGCGVSFCALIVTFILFLAVGVPKNERTTVHKNLIFALAAAEALLMFSELAKTNQAVCFTVTAFLHLFFMAAFSWMLVEGLLLWSKVVAVNMSEDRRMKFYYVTGWGLPVVIVGVTLATSFNKYVADNHCWLNVQTNVIWAFVGPVLFILAVNTFVLFRVVMVTVSSARRRSKMLTPNSSLENQIGIQIWATAKPILVLLPVLGLTWVCGVLVHLSIIWAYVFIVLNSLQGLYIFLVYAIYNSEVRNAIQRMKDKKKALSFTNCSHPINYLSSPRNTTSWETGKLSPTAAESALSSPVQKDPPVRNIANKGNFGAKIPMGISSIMSPERPAVELTAFKSSVSKQGMLRLFSRRCHPEALQLSSPQWTHEQGRNGGIRE, encoded by the exons ATGACAACAGGAGCCACCGAACATCCTAGAG GTGCCTGTGCTAGTCTGACCGAACCACTGCTCCAAAACTGCGGAGGCACCCGGGGCTCAGCCAGACACAAGACGCTTCCTCTTTCTCAACATCTGTATTCCT GTTCCTGCAGCGAAAACTGGGGCCATCTGCTTAATGGTCTGTTGCGTTTCTGGTCGCATGGTGCTGCAGTACTGGCTGGAGCTCTGCCGTTGTGCAACAGTCAC CAAAGGGTGaaagctttccagctggtcagcaTGTTTAGGAGAGACTTGAGACCTGATTCTTGGTTCTTCAGCTTTCTG GTCGGTAGTCTGTCCAGGAGTCTCTTTGCCTTTGCAGCCCTTGCCAAGAATCAGACTTCTAAAG GTTTTGCTCCTGTCACGATTGAGACCTCAAGACACATGTACGAATATGTGGCCACTGCTTTGGACTGGTGGCATGCAGACAGATACTGTGAGCAACGCTTTGCTCAGTTGCTTTTTGAACCCCAAGACAGTGAGCAAGCTTCCTTTGGCAAACTGCTGCAGTCCCACCACATCAGAGGTTCTGTCTGGCTAAATGAAAGGGATGGTGTCCTACACAAACCCAAATGGAGAC GGGACCACGTTGTACCAGTCCTGGTATTCGGAGacaaaacagacacaaaatatGTGAAGGTGCTCTCTGActtcccagcactgcctgctgtCACAGCCTGCGCCCACCTCCAGTGGGACACCAGGACCCAGGAGATTGCTACCATCTTCTCCTATGCTGTGCCGGCTTTTATTAATGAGTTCCAGCTCCGTGGCTTTGTCGACGAGGAAGGCTTTGTTCGATTTGCTCTCATAGTCCACGGGCACCATTCCCCATACCTGCCCATGTTCCGTGCTGATGGACAGTGGCATCACTTCTGTGTGACCTGGCAGCAGGAAAACGGGACCTGGGCCATCTATGCCGACGGTAAAAGGAGGGCGTCTGCCAGCGGTTTGTGTGCTGTGGGGCCATCTACCCCCCAGGCCATCTACGGCCAGGGGACTTTCATAATTGGGCAGGATCAAGATTCCCTGGGGGGCACCTTCAGGGAGGAAGAGTCCTTCAGTGGGAACATCACTGACTTGCACATCTGGCAGAAAGTCCTTGGCGCAGAGCAGATTGAGAAAGTTCGGTCGTGCTGGGTGGTAGAGCAAGACCTTGTATTTGGGTGGAGCTCAAACACTCTGGAGGTTGAGCGCACTGTTCAGGAAGTGAGCGCACAGTTTCTTTGCCCAG GGCCTGTTGAGGAATGCCGAGTTTTTGAAGTTGGCAGCAGTGGATTCAGTTACGCATCTTGTTTGCAGCCTTTGCCTTTTATCTGTCGCTACAGCAAGG ATGCGTACTGGCAACTGAAAAAAGCTCAGCTGGGATCCAGCCATTCGGTTGTCGGCCGTGTGAACACGCTTGCAGAGAGGACTGTG ATTCCTGAGAACGTCTTCACAACTGATGTCCAAGACATGAACCTCTCTGTTGCTCTTGGTGCTCTTGATGTCTTGGCAACTGTTCTGAGGGAAGGAGAGACACCCGTCCTGGAGTCGTTTGACCTCCTTGCAGTGCTTCAATTACTAAAGCAAGTTTCTGCTGTGGAAGtccaggagggagaggagctgaagatGTTGGAGCAGTTGGGCCAGTATTATGTGGAAGTGACTGAGTTAATCTTGAAAGAGCAGAATATTGAAACGTGGTCATCAGTCAGCCAG GTTATTAGAGGGCCCATGGCTGTTGTGGAGCTCTGCGACAGAATGGTGTCACACTTGGCCCCACTGCTGACCGCAGGGAGGACGAAGATCACGATCCAGCACGGGAGTGTCG GGATGGAGGTCAGGAAGCTGGAGCTGAGCAGACAGGAGCTGAGCAGTGAGGTGTACCTGGTGCCGAGCCCTgagaaaggcaggcaggaccTCATTGAAGTTCCCGCAGAAGAGATGCAAAGACTGAAAGCCAGAG GTCTCCACAGAGTCACGGTGAAAAACATGTGGTTTGGCTACGGCTCCCTGCAGCGCTGCCTGTCCGGCGCTGGCAGCAGTGCCATCTTCCAGGACGTGGCTGCCTCTGACGGAGGACAGAA GTACCTGAGCACCAGGGTGGGCACTGCCGTCATCTCGTCCGCTCTGCTCGGCGACTACCAGGAGATTAGCACGTCTGTGCGCTACCGCCTGCAGCACCGCGTCCAG gaCCTGCCCGAGAAGCTGGTGGGGCCCGTCTGTGCCTTCTGGAACTTCAGCCTCAG CCCAGATGCTGGTGGGATGTGGTCCACAGCTGGCTGCTCTGTGGTAACGTCTCTCCCAGACTCCACTGCCTGTTATTGCAACCACACCACGaattttgctgtgctgctgcaggtgtACGAGATGCAG AGGACCACTAAGGAGGAGCTCACACTGCAGACCTTGACTTTTATTGGATGTGGAGTTTCCTTCTGTGCTTTGATAGTTACCTTCATTTTATTCTTGGCAGTTGG tgtTCCCAAGAATGAACGAACAACTGTGCACAAGAACCTGATCTTTGCATTAGCTGCAGCAGAAGCTCTGCTCATGTTCAGTGAATTGGCCAAGACCAACCAG gcGGTGTGTTTCACGGTCACTGCtttccttcatctcttcttcatGGCAGCCTTTTCATGGATGCTGGTAGAGGGGCTTCTCCTGTGGAGCAAAGTGGTAGCAGTCAACATGAGTGAAGACAGGAGAATGAAGTTCTACTATGTGACGGGCTGGG gccTTCCAGTTGTTATCGTGGGTGTGACCCTTGCAACTTCCTTTAACAAGTATGTGGCAGACAACCATTGCTGGCTGAACGTTCAGACCAACGTCATCTGGGCCTTTGTTGGGCCTGTTCTCTTCATCCTGGCC GTGAACACCTTCGTGCTGTTCCGGGTGGTGATGGTGACTGTCTCCAGTGCTCGCAGGAGATCAAAGATGCTGACGCCCAACAGCAGCCTGGAGAACCAGATTGGAATACAGATATG GGCCACAGCCAAGCCCatcctggtgctgctgcccgTGCTGGGGCTGACCTGGGTGTGTGGGGTCCTTGTCCACCTCAGCATCATTTGGGCCTATGTCTTCATCGTGCTGAACTCCCTCCAG GGCCTGTACATATTCCTGGTCTATGCAATCTATAACAGCGAG GTGAGGAATGCCATCCAGAGgatgaaggacaagaagaaagCACTCTCATTCACG AACTGCTCGCATCCCATCAACTACTTATCAAGTCCAAGAAACACGACCTCCTGGGAGACAGGGAAACTGAGTCCTACTGCAGCTGAGAGTGCCTTGTCGAGCCCTGTGCAGAAAGACCCTCCAGTGAGGAACATCGCCAACAAAG GAAATTTTGGAGCCAAAATTCCCATGGGGATTTCATCAATTATGTCACCCGAGAGGCCG GCTGTAGAGCTGACAGCGTTCAAATCCTCAG